The proteins below are encoded in one region of bacterium:
- the plsY gene encoding glycerol-3-phosphate 1-O-acyltransferase PlsY, with amino-acid sequence MNQETAFRISLWILASFLSGSVPWGWLIGRIFYGRDVRKLGSGNIGFTNVLRSFGAVPGYTCFLLDVAKGLLPVVLAGSRLSVSPGSHAEPTAAWTLMAVALAAVLGHTFTPWLGFKGGKGIATGLGVIIGLIGWYVFIPLAVFLAAAVPTRYISLGSILAALAFLAVTLLPVQALAPIHAYWPMAALTAALVLFTHRENIKRLAAGTENKFGSKKPAA; translated from the coding sequence GTGAACCAGGAAACAGCCTTTCGGATTTCGCTCTGGATTCTCGCCTCGTTCCTGTCGGGCAGCGTCCCGTGGGGCTGGCTCATCGGCCGCATCTTTTACGGCAGGGACGTACGCAAGCTGGGAAGCGGCAACATCGGCTTCACGAACGTCCTGCGCAGCTTCGGCGCCGTCCCGGGATACACATGCTTTCTTCTTGACGTCGCGAAAGGGCTTTTGCCCGTAGTCCTGGCCGGATCGCGGCTCTCGGTTTCGCCCGGCTCGCACGCGGAACCCACGGCGGCCTGGACGCTGATGGCCGTCGCGCTCGCGGCGGTCCTCGGCCACACCTTCACGCCCTGGCTTGGATTCAAAGGCGGAAAGGGCATTGCCACCGGACTCGGCGTGATTATCGGCCTCATCGGCTGGTACGTGTTCATCCCCCTCGCCGTTTTCCTGGCGGCGGCGGTTCCCACCCGCTACATCAGCCTCGGCAGCATCCTCGCCGCGCTCGCCTTTCTTGCGGTCACGCTCCTGCCCGTGCAAGCGCTCGCGCCGATTCACGCTTACTGGCCTATGGCTGCGCTCACGGCCGCGCTTGTCCTGTTCACTCATAGGGAAAACATCAAGCGCCTCGCCGCGGGCACCGAGAACAAGTTCGGCTCCAAAAAACCCGCCGCGTAG